GATGATGATTAATTGGCGGATTTGCTCGGCCAGCGTGGCGAGAATCAGCAGCGGTGCAGTGCCTTCGCCTTGCAAGCCGGTCAGAATGCGCTGAAAACGGGCGGTGTCACCTGCAATCATGGCGTCGGATAGTTGGTAGACATCGTAACGCGCGACGTTCAGCACGACATCTTTAACTTGATCGAAGGTCAAATTGCCGGCGGGATAGAGCAGCGCGAGTTTTTGGATTTCCTGGTGGGCGGCGAGCAGATTGCCCTCGACTTGACCGGCGAGAAACTGCAGGGTGGCGGTATCGGCTTTTTGCCGCTGCTGGGCGAGACGCTGCCCGATCCAGCCGGGGAGTTGATCGCGTTCGACCGGGTACACCGGAATCAGCGTGCCGGCGGTTTCGAGCGCTTTGAACCATTTGCTTGCTTGTCCTTGTTTGTCGATGCGCGGTAGTGTGATCAGTGTCACGGTGTCGGACGGCAATGCGGCGCAATACGCTTCGAGTGCTTTGCCGCCTTCCCGGCCGGGTTTGCCGGTAGGAATGCGGATATCCAGGATTTTGCGCTCGCCGAACAGTGACAGGTTATGACCGGCGTTGAGCAGTTCCGCCCAATCGAAATGCTGATCGACAGTGAACAGTTCTCGCTCGGTATATCCTTGCTGGCGTGCGTGTGTACGAATCGAATCGGCAGCTTCCAGGATCAGCAGCGGTTCGTTACCGGACAGTGTGTACAGCGGAGCGGTTTGTTTTTGCAGTTGCTGGGGCAGCTGTTCCAGTTTTATCCGCATGACGAGGTGAATGGCCGGCCGGCAGCGGAGAAGTTTCCGCTACTCATTCCGGTCTATATCTTGATGGTCGATAAGCGCCATAGCATTTGCTGGATTGCATCAGCCTGCATATCTTTTTGCAGCAGTTTTTCTTCCGCTTCCTTGGCGAGAATTTGCGCGTCCAGGAACGGTAGAATGCGTGTCAGCGTGATTTCGGTATATGGCACGATTTCCACGCCCTCTTTATTGTAGAGCCGGTACTTGACGCGGTACACCAGATTGAAGTCGCGCACCCGGCCACCTCCCGATAGCGACAGAATGACCTTTTCACTGCTAGCGCTGATGACTTCCAGCGTGGCTTCGGCTTCTGCCGCGGTGGCGACCACTTTGGTGGTCGACGACGTGCCGATGGCGCGCTCCAGGTTCATACCGATGGTGCTGCTTTCCGGCGCTGCGATGTACAGAGACTTGAACGGCAAAGAGCTAATCTGCCCGCGCAAATGAAAGCCGCAAGCCGTCAGCAGGAACAGCATCAGCAGGATGAAAATTTTCTGTTTGCTTAGTTTCATGGTTGGCATGGTAGCTGGATTTTACACCACGATGTTGACGAGCCGGCCGGGTACGACGATGATTTTCTTGATCGCTTGCCCTTCGATAAATTTCTGTACATGTTCATTGTTCAGTGCTGCCTGTTCGATGGTTTCCTTGCTGGCATCCTTGGCGATATTGATCTGTCCGCGCAATTTGCCATTGACCTGCACGATCAGCTGGATTTCATCCTGAATCATGGCGGCATCATCTGCTTTCGGCCAGGATTGTTCGAATAATTCTGTGCCAGGTTTCAATTCACGCCACAGTTCATGACAAATGTGCGGCACGATCGGCGATAGCAGCAGCACGATGTTTTCCAGGGTTTCCTGCATCAAGTTGCGGCTGGCGGGATCGGCATCCTGGCATTTTGCCAGGCCGTTCATCAGTTCCATCACGGCGGCGATGGCGGTGTTGAAGGTATGGCGGCGTTCCAGATCGTCAGTGACCTTGGCGATGGTTTGATGCAGTTGGCAGCGCAGGGCCTTGAGTTCCGCTGGCAATGCCGCGTGCAAGTCCGGATCGACTTTGACCGCGCCGGATTGCAGGTGGACGTAGGCTTGCCGCCACAAGCGCTTGAGAAAACGATAGGCGCCGTCAACGCCGGCATCCGCCCATTCCAGCGTTTGCGTCGGCGGGCTGGCGAACATCATGAACAGGCGTGCGGTATCGGCGCCGTATTCTTCCACCAGTTTTTGCGGATCGACCCCATTATTTTTGGATTTCGACATGGTACCGATGCCACCGGATTCCACTGGCTGATTGTCGGTTTGTAGGATTGCGCCGCAGCGTTTACCCTGATCGTCGAACTGCAACGTGACTTCCGTTGGATTGTAATAGGTGATGCGACCGCTACCGGATTTGCGGTAAAAGATTTCATTCAGCACCATCCCTTGCGTCAGCAGGTTGGTGAACGGCTCGTCCAGTTTCAGCAAACCCAGATCGCGCATGATCTTGCTCCAGAAGCGCGAGTACAGCAGATGCAAAATGGCGTGCTCGATGCCGCCGATATACTGATCGGCAGGCAGCCAATAATTGACGCGTTCGTCGGTCATGGCGTTATGCTGATCCGGGCAGGCATAGCGGGCGTAATACCATGAGGAATCGACAAATGTGTCCATGGTATCGGTTTCACGGCGCGCCGTTTTACCGCATTTCGGACAACTGCATTCATAGAACGACGGTGTCTTGGCCAGTGGATTGCCGGAACCGTCCGGCACCAGATCCTGCGGCAGCACTACCGGCAATTGATCGTCGGGTACCGGCACCACGCCGCAATCGCTGCAATGGATCAGCGGAATCGGACAACCCCAGTAACGCTGACGGGAAATGCCCCAGTCACGCAGGCGGAACTGCACGCGCTTGCTGCCCAGTCCTTTTTGTTGCAATGCTGCGGCGATGGCATCGACCGCTTGCTCAAAATTCAATCCGGAGAATGCGCCGGAATCGAAGGTTGTGCCATGTTCCACATAGGCTTCCGGCAAAGGCAGTGTCAGATTGTCTTCGATCGGTTTGATGACTGCTTTGATCGGTAAGCGGTACTGCGTGGCAAAGGCAAAATCGCGTTCATCGTGTGCCGGTACCGCCATCACGGCGCCTTCGCCGTAACCCATCAGTACGTAATTGGCGACCCACACCGGTAACTTTTCACCATTGAGCGGATGGATCACGAACAAACCGGTATCCATGCCTTTCTTTTCCTGCGTGGCGAGATCGGCTTCCTTGGCGGAGCCCAGTTTGCATTCCTGGATGAAGGCTTGCAGTGCTGGATTGTTTTGGGCAGCGTGCAATGCGATCGGGTGCTCAGCGGCAACCGCCACATAGGTGGCGCCCATCAACGTATCCGCGCGCGTGGTGAACACTTTCAGATCCTGCGGCGCGCCTGATTCGCGGTCGGCGGGGAAGGTGATGTCGACACCGTAGCTTTTGCCGATCCAGTTGGCTTGCATGGTTCTGACCCGCTCCGGCCAACCTTGCAGGTTATCTAGCGCAGCCAGCAATTCATCGGCGTATTGGGTGATTTTCAGGTAGTACATCGGGATTTCGCGTTTTTCCACCGGCGCGCCGGTGCGCCAGCCACAACCGTCGATGACTTGTTCATTGGCCAGTACGGTCTGATCGACCGGATCCCAATTGACCGTGCCGGTGGTTTGGTATGCCAACCCTTTTTCCAGCATGCGTAAAAACAGCCATTGATTCCAGTGATAATAGCTTGGGTCGCAAGTGGCGATTTCGCGTGTCCAATCGATACTCAACCCCAGGCTTTTCAGTTGCTTGCGCATGTAGGCGATGTTGTCGTAGGTCCATTTCGCCGGTGAGATGTTGTTTTGCATCGCAGCATTTTCCGCCGGCAGCCCGAACGCGTCCCAACCCATCGGCTGCAATACGTTGTAGCCCTGCATGCGGCGATAACGCGACAGCACGTCGCCGATGGTGTAGTTGCGCACATGCCCCATGTGCAACTTGCCGGATGGATAAGGGAACATCGACAGGCAGTAATATTTCGGTTTACCGGGGGTTTCAACGGCTTTGAATGCGGCGGTTTGCTCCCAATGCTGCTGGGCATTCTTTTCAATTTCCTGGGGATGGTATTTTTCTTGCATGGGGACGATGTTTTTATTGGGTAAATTGTTTAATTATACCGCGAACCGGTTGACTTGATGCTGCATCTGGATGAGTGTGTGCTGTGTAGAGGGATTAGAGCGCCGCCGCCGCCGGACGATGATGTCGGCTCGGTTGTGATACTTGAAGAATATATGGCACTGAGCAGAAACTTGGATTGCGCTAAGATAAAGCCTCACGATCTGAGGCTTTATTGCGCGAATTGTTTTATTAGATGGATCGCAGAAATTAAATGATTAACTCATCAATCCAAGCGGAAGCCGATCTTCAACTTGACCTGATAATGCGCGACCTTGGCATTGACGATATGTCCGCGCGTTTCCACCACTTCAAACCAATCCAGGTTATGCAAGCTTGCGCCGGCTTTGGCGATGGCTTGCTGAATTGCGTCATCGCTGCTTTTAGTCGACGAGCCGACAATTTCGATAATTTTATAAACATGATCGCCCATTTTGCAGACTCCCTTTTGTTTGTCGAAAAATGCGTTATAGCATACTTTAGCCGGTTAGCCCTGTGAGAATTTCAATATAATAACTGTGAAGAAAATGACTGATTTTATAGCGCGTCATCACGATGCCGGAACAAAATACCTGCCCCTGAATGAGGAGAAATTCGGATATGAAACTGAGATTTATTGGCGCTTTGTGGGTGATATTGACTCTAACGGCTTGTGCGACTTCGCCGATGGGTAGAAGCCAGCTGATCTTTATGCCTGACAGTGAAGTCAATGCGATGGGATTGCAAGCTTTCACAAATCTGAAAAGTGAAAAGAAGATCAACCAGGATTCGAAGGAAAATCAGTTTGTTACTTGTGTTGCTGATGCCCTTACCCATGAAGTTGGCGGGAATTGGGAAGTGGTCGTGTTTGAAGACAACACCTTGAATGCTTTTGCATTGCCGGGTCAGAAAATCGGTGTGCATACCGGCTTGGTTGAGCTGGTCGATAACCAGGATCAACTGGCGACCGTGATTGGCCATGAAATCGGTCACGTGCTGGCGCGGCACAGTAATGAAAGGATGTCGCAAAAACTCGGAGCACAAATGGGAATCGCGCTGATTGCGGCGGTTGCCGCGCCAACTACGCCGATGGGACAGACAGCGGTCAGTTTGCTGGGTGTCGGCGCGCAGTACGGCATCATCATGCCGTTCAGCCGTCTGCATGAAAGCGAGGCGGATATGATCGGCATTGAGTTGATGGCGAAGGCTGGATTTAATCCGGCTGAAAGCGTCACGCTGTGGCAGAAAATGGCACAGGCCAGTCAGGGAACGCAACCGGTTGAATTCCTGTCGACCCATCCGTCACATGAAACGCGCATCGATGATTTGCGCGCGCGCTTACCCAAGTCTAATGCACTGATGCAGCAAGCTCGTGCTGCGGGTAAACAGCCGAAATGCGTAAAATAATATTCTAAACCTTGGGTTCCGGCTCGCTGGCGGGAAAATCCAACTCCACCTTTGCACCGTCCGGATCATGGCAAAACAACTGCCAGATATCCAATCCTTTCAGACGGTGCAAATCATACGGAATACCATGCTGCTTTAAGGTATCAACCGTGGCCTGCAGGTTGGTTGCCGTGAAAGCCATATGATCGATTATGCCGGCTGCGTCGGCAGGCATGGGCTTGCCTGTCATGATATGCAGAATGGCCTGATTTCCGGCATACAGCCATGCACCCGGAAACGCAAACGGCGGACGATAACCCTCAGTCAATCCCAATGCTTTGATATAAAAATTCTTGCTTCTTTCCAGGTCCTTGCTTAGCACCGTGAAATGATTCATTCCTTCAATCGCCATTTTGCTATACCCATGAATAAAACAAAATTTATAGCATGATTTTGTGCGCTTTTCTTATTCACAATAAGAATTCCATTCAATCTTCTTATTATCCGAATAAAAATATTGGGTCTTAGGAAGTTAAAGCGGGTTTAAACGTAACAATTTAAGAATTTCATGATAGAGATTATCACGGCGATGATTAAAACGAAATTCGGTTTCTTTCAAGTGCAGGTAGAAAGTATGTTCGGGCACACCATTGAACTTGGCCAAACGTCTTTTAGCAAAACTCCAGAAAGACTCGATACCATTAATATGCCGCTCGCCACTGGCAAACTCATTGTCACCATGGTGAACCCTGAAGTGCTTATCAAAGCCGATATCGACCAATCCGTCATAACCACGCCATCCATCGGAATGGATTACGGTATCGGGCGCTACATGCCCACGGATAATGGCTTGCAATGTCGCTTTAGAGCAATCTGGAACAATCTCTGTATAAACTTTTCCTTGGCGTTTAAGCACACCAAAGACTATTGTTTTGCCATAAGCGCCCCGCCCCCTTTTACCCCTGACTCGCTGGGCACCAAAGTAAGACTCATCAACTTCTACAGAACCTTGCAGAGGGGATTCAAGTTCGCAATTCTGGGCAATTCGCTGTCGTATTTTAAGATAAATGGTATTGACGGATCGGATAGAAATGCCGGTCAATTGGGCTGTGTCAGTAGCAGTAAAATCCATCGAAAAACATCGAATAAGTTGCCTGAATTTTGCTTCTCTGATTCGAGAACGAAAATAGTATCTGTTTTTAGCATTCATCTCAGAAAGTTAGCACACTTTAGTAAGTGCTTAACTTCCTAAGACCCAAATATTTTATATTTTTAGAAGTCTGTTTTCTAAATTTGTAAAAATATTTCTTATTGAAGTTAAAGAAATTTAATAATTTTCTAAAAAATAATTAAAGAAAATTTTTCTTTTTGTCGTAAGAAAAAACCTACAAATGAATTTATTTTTACGAAATTGGATGATAAGAATAAACAGAAAAAAAACAATAATCAGTAAAGGGGATTTAGAAATTGACGTTGATTCAAGTTTATAAAGAGGATAACAGGAGCTTAAGCAATGTATGTGGAACGGGCAATAAGTAAAGTGACTGAATCATCCGGTTCAGCAATCAATCAGATGGTAAATGAATTCCTGACCTTCCGTTTGGGTAGCGAGGAGTATGGAATAGAAATCCTAAAAGTTCAGGAAATCCGTGGGTATGACGCCATTACACAGATAGCCAATGCACCGGAGTTTATCAAAGGAGTTGTTAATCTGCGTGGAATTATCGTGCCGATTGTGGATATGCGGATTAAATTCAGACTAAGTAATGCGACATACGATCAATTCACCGTGGTGATTATCCTGAATGTGGCCGGACGTGTCATGGGGATCGTAGTGGATGGGGTATCCGACGTACTCAGCTTGGAAGCTGAACAGATGCGGCCAACGCCAGGGCTTGGCTCGGTAATCGATACCGAATATATCATGGGGCTGGGAACCGTTGGCGAACGCATGTTGATATTGATCGATATCGAGAAACTCATGAGTAGCAGTGATATGGGGTTGGTCGAACAAAGTATTAATTAGTAAAAAATTATTTTTTGGGAAAATTTAACGGAGATAGTGATGTTTACAGATACGTCGATTAAATTTCGCTTGATGTTTGTGATCAGCATGTTGTCAGCGCTAATGATAGGTATTGGTGTTTTGGGTTTGTATGGCTTCAATCATTCCAACGATGGGTTGAAGTCAGTTTATGAAGACCGTACGGTGACAGCAGTACAGTTGGGAAAAATTCTGGATGTTTGGTATCAGGTGCGAAAAAATGCGATAGATGCTACCGAATCGAAGAATGTCGAGATCTCAAAGAAACTTGCGGAAGAAGCAAACCGGCTTGTCAAGCAAAACGAAGGTGTTTGGGCGCAATATTTGACGACCGCATTAACACCGGAAGAAGAGGTTCTCACTAAAACGAAAAGTGAGCAGCATGCTCTGTATGTCAATTCAATGAATAAAACTTTTCAGCTTGCGATAGCCGGAGATTTCGACGCTGCGGCGAAATATCTTGCAACGGATACCACGCAAAAATTTAACATACTGAGAGATACCGTCTTTGCTTTACTTGACTTGCAAGGAGCCGTTGCTGCTGAAGAATATGCTGCGGCTCAAAGCAGCTATGAAAGTATTTTTATTGCATCGGTGGCAACCATGGTGGGAGGCGCTGCACTTGCAATTATTCTGGGGTTCTTGTTGCTGCGCTCGATTGTGGCGCCTCTGAATGAAGCGATTGAAATTGCGCATCGTGTAGCTTCCGGTGACCTGACCTCGCATATCGCTGTGACCTCAACCAAATCATCGACAGGACGTTTGATGCAAGCGCTGAAAACGATGAACGAAAATTTGGTCGACCTGGTCGCTAAAGTCCGCTCGGGAACCGACCAGATCACAACGGCATCGGGAGAAATTGCATCGGGTAACTCGGATTTGAGCCAACGCACGGAAGAACAGGCATCCAGCTTGGAGGAAACGGCGTCGTCGATGGAAGAACTGACATCGACCGTCAAGCAGAATGCGGATAATGCGCGTCAGGCGAATCAACTGGCTGCGGGCGCATCCGACGTTGCGATGAAAGGCGGCGCAGTGGTCGGACAAGTGGTGCAAACCATGAGCTCGATCAATGAAAGCTCGAAAAAAATTGTCGACATCATCAGCGTGATCGACGGCATAGCCTTCCAAACCAACATCCTGGCGCTCAATGCCGCGGTTGAAGCAGCCCGCGCCGGAGAACAAGGGCGCGGATTCGCGGTGGTGGCGACGGAAGTACGCACGCTAGCACAACGCTCGGCAGCAGCGGCGAAGGAGATCAAAGAGCTGATCAGCGACTCAGTGGCGAAAGTGGAAGACGGCACGCGCCTGGTGGACGAAGCGGGTGCGACCATGGACGAGATCGTCAATGCGGTGAAACGGGTCACGGACATCATGAGCGAGATCTCGGCGGCATCGCAAGAACAAAGCTCCGGCATTGAGCAAGTCAACCAAGCGGTGACGCAGATGGACGAGGTGACGCAACAGAATGCCGCGTTGGTGGAAGAAGCGGCGGCGGCGGCGGAATCCATGCAGGAACAAGCGCAAGCCTTAACGCAGGCAATCAGCACCTTCAAACTATCGGGAGGTCAAGGAGCGCCTGTGGCGGTTAAAAGAAACAGTCGTGCCGCCGCAGTGGCCAAATTGCCGGATCGGGGACCTGCAACAAAGAAAATTGCGATGAAATCCGTAGCAAGTAGCGCTGCAATACCGGCTCAGCCGCGTAAAGTGGCTGCCGGCGGCGGGGATGATTGGGAAGAATTTTAAATTCGATTGAGTTGGCATAAAAGGCGCCATCCAGATTTTTTGGATGGCGTTTTTTTATAGGAAGTAAAAAATCGGAATATTTATCCAATACTAACCAATTATTTATATGATGAATTTTCATCAAGAGATAATAAATAAAGATTTATGTAAGAATAATCTTGCTTATAACTTACATGATTTCTTAGTAGATAAAGAGAATCCGCTGATATAAATAAGCTGCAC
The nucleotide sequence above comes from Gammaproteobacteria bacterium. Encoded proteins:
- a CDS encoding dodecin domain-containing protein gives rise to the protein MGDHVYKIIEIVGSSTKSSDDAIQQAIAKAGASLHNLDWFEVVETRGHIVNAKVAHYQVKLKIGFRLD
- a CDS encoding chemotaxis protein CheW, translating into MYVERAISKVTESSGSAINQMVNEFLTFRLGSEEYGIEILKVQEIRGYDAITQIANAPEFIKGVVNLRGIIVPIVDMRIKFRLSNATYDQFTVVIILNVAGRVMGIVVDGVSDVLSLEAEQMRPTPGLGSVIDTEYIMGLGTVGERMLILIDIEKLMSSSDMGLVEQSIN
- a CDS encoding M48 family metallopeptidase; amino-acid sequence: MKLRFIGALWVILTLTACATSPMGRSQLIFMPDSEVNAMGLQAFTNLKSEKKINQDSKENQFVTCVADALTHEVGGNWEVVVFEDNTLNAFALPGQKIGVHTGLVELVDNQDQLATVIGHEIGHVLARHSNERMSQKLGAQMGIALIAAVAAPTTPMGQTAVSLLGVGAQYGIIMPFSRLHESEADMIGIELMAKAGFNPAESVTLWQKMAQASQGTQPVEFLSTHPSHETRIDDLRARLPKSNALMQQARAAGKQPKCVK
- a CDS encoding DNA polymerase III subunit delta, which produces MRIKLEQLPQQLQKQTAPLYTLSGNEPLLILEAADSIRTHARQQGYTERELFTVDQHFDWAELLNAGHNLSLFGERKILDIRIPTGKPGREGGKALEAYCAALPSDTVTLITLPRIDKQGQASKWFKALETAGTLIPVYPVERDQLPGWIGQRLAQQRQKADTATLQFLAGQVEGNLLAAHQEIQKLALLYPAGNLTFDQVKDVVLNVARYDVYQLSDAMIAGDTARFQRILTGLQGEGTAPLLILATLAEQIRQLIIIRKGLDNNQPPAQLLQTARIWGERQKTVIAAARRISLQMLIQGLADAAEIDRMIKGVAQGDAWEALLHLGLRFAARGHR
- a CDS encoding IS1595 family transposase; amino-acid sequence: MNAKNRYYFRSRIREAKFRQLIRCFSMDFTATDTAQLTGISIRSVNTIYLKIRQRIAQNCELESPLQGSVEVDESYFGAQRVRGKRGRGAYGKTIVFGVLKRQGKVYTEIVPDCSKATLQAIIRGHVAPDTVIHSDGWRGYDGLVDIGFDKHFRVHHGDNEFASGERHINGIESFWSFAKRRLAKFNGVPEHTFYLHLKETEFRFNHRRDNLYHEILKLLRLNPL
- a CDS encoding VOC family protein, which produces MAIEGMNHFTVLSKDLERSKNFYIKALGLTEGYRPPFAFPGAWLYAGNQAILHIMTGKPMPADAAGIIDHMAFTATNLQATVDTLKQHGIPYDLHRLKGLDIWQLFCHDPDGAKVELDFPASEPEPKV
- a CDS encoding MCP four helix bundle domain-containing protein; translation: MFTDTSIKFRLMFVISMLSALMIGIGVLGLYGFNHSNDGLKSVYEDRTVTAVQLGKILDVWYQVRKNAIDATESKNVEISKKLAEEANRLVKQNEGVWAQYLTTALTPEEEVLTKTKSEQHALYVNSMNKTFQLAIAGDFDAAAKYLATDTTQKFNILRDTVFALLDLQGAVAAEEYAAAQSSYESIFIASVATMVGGAALAIILGFLLLRSIVAPLNEAIEIAHRVASGDLTSHIAVTSTKSSTGRLMQALKTMNENLVDLVAKVRSGTDQITTASGEIASGNSDLSQRTEEQASSLEETASSMEELTSTVKQNADNARQANQLAAGASDVAMKGGAVVGQVVQTMSSINESSKKIVDIISVIDGIAFQTNILALNAAVEAARAGEQGRGFAVVATEVRTLAQRSAAAAKEIKELISDSVAKVEDGTRLVDEAGATMDEIVNAVKRVTDIMSEISAASQEQSSGIEQVNQAVTQMDEVTQQNAALVEEAAAAAESMQEQAQALTQAISTFKLSGGQGAPVAVKRNSRAAAVAKLPDRGPATKKIAMKSVASSAAIPAQPRKVAAGGGDDWEEF
- a CDS encoding leucine--tRNA ligase; translated protein: MQEKYHPQEIEKNAQQHWEQTAAFKAVETPGKPKYYCLSMFPYPSGKLHMGHVRNYTIGDVLSRYRRMQGYNVLQPMGWDAFGLPAENAAMQNNISPAKWTYDNIAYMRKQLKSLGLSIDWTREIATCDPSYYHWNQWLFLRMLEKGLAYQTTGTVNWDPVDQTVLANEQVIDGCGWRTGAPVEKREIPMYYLKITQYADELLAALDNLQGWPERVRTMQANWIGKSYGVDITFPADRESGAPQDLKVFTTRADTLMGATYVAVAAEHPIALHAAQNNPALQAFIQECKLGSAKEADLATQEKKGMDTGLFVIHPLNGEKLPVWVANYVLMGYGEGAVMAVPAHDERDFAFATQYRLPIKAVIKPIEDNLTLPLPEAYVEHGTTFDSGAFSGLNFEQAVDAIAAALQQKGLGSKRVQFRLRDWGISRQRYWGCPIPLIHCSDCGVVPVPDDQLPVVLPQDLVPDGSGNPLAKTPSFYECSCPKCGKTARRETDTMDTFVDSSWYYARYACPDQHNAMTDERVNYWLPADQYIGGIEHAILHLLYSRFWSKIMRDLGLLKLDEPFTNLLTQGMVLNEIFYRKSGSGRITYYNPTEVTLQFDDQGKRCGAILQTDNQPVESGGIGTMSKSKNNGVDPQKLVEEYGADTARLFMMFASPPTQTLEWADAGVDGAYRFLKRLWRQAYVHLQSGAVKVDPDLHAALPAELKALRCQLHQTIAKVTDDLERRHTFNTAIAAVMELMNGLAKCQDADPASRNLMQETLENIVLLLSPIVPHICHELWRELKPGTELFEQSWPKADDAAMIQDEIQLIVQVNGKLRGQINIAKDASKETIEQAALNNEHVQKFIEGQAIKKIIVVPGRLVNIVV